The following proteins come from a genomic window of Solwaraspora sp. WMMA2065:
- a CDS encoding EutN/CcmL family microcompartment protein, translating into MILAEVLGKVWPDRIVATLQGRRLVLIREHPDGPQRVAVDLMNAGTGSTVLVATDEAAAAATGEATVDAAVVALVADQGSGVATKD; encoded by the coding sequence ATGATCCTCGCGGAAGTGCTCGGCAAGGTCTGGCCCGACCGGATCGTCGCGACCCTTCAGGGTCGCCGCCTGGTGTTGATTCGCGAGCATCCGGACGGGCCGCAGCGGGTCGCCGTCGACCTGATGAACGCCGGCACCGGCAGCACCGTCCTGGTCGCCACCGACGAGGCGGCCGCCGCCGCGACCGGTGAAGCGACAGTCGACGCTGCCGTCGTGGCCCTGGTCGCTGACCAGGGCAGCGGCGTCGCCACCAAGGACTGA
- a CDS encoding tRNA U-34 5-methylaminomethyl-2-thiouridine biosynthesis protein, translating to MSKVFRLPAPTRGTTTRTRRPDSADAARPAPAGRRPGIVAGYLSPHPPHLIYGENPPQNEPRSQGGWEVLRWAYHRLRRRIREVHRPDVLIVHAPHWITMVGHHVNCVPNPRGISVEPIFPHLFRYHYDFHTDVPLAEAIADEAADLGLVTSKLHDPGVRVDYATIGALHMVNPDWDIPVVSLSANNNPYFYSDASLGQMEVLGEATRRAIENTGRRAVLLASNSLSHLHWHEEPQLPEDMEREHPYNNHQYRWDMKLLETIRQGPTSRLRELIPEHIEATASETKAGSLTWLLSALGWPDIAGDVLGYGTIIGTGNAVVEWTPENVDD from the coding sequence ATGAGCAAGGTGTTCCGACTACCCGCACCGACCCGGGGCACCACGACCCGCACCCGGCGACCGGACTCCGCTGACGCCGCCCGCCCCGCCCCGGCAGGCCGCCGACCCGGTATCGTCGCCGGTTACCTCAGCCCGCACCCGCCGCACCTGATCTACGGCGAGAACCCGCCGCAGAACGAACCCCGGTCACAAGGCGGTTGGGAAGTGCTGCGCTGGGCGTACCATCGACTCCGCCGCCGGATTCGCGAGGTGCACCGGCCCGACGTGCTGATCGTGCATGCCCCGCACTGGATCACCATGGTCGGCCACCACGTCAACTGTGTACCCAACCCGCGCGGCATCTCCGTAGAGCCGATCTTCCCGCATCTGTTCCGCTACCACTACGACTTCCACACCGACGTACCACTCGCCGAGGCCATCGCCGACGAAGCCGCCGACCTCGGCCTGGTCACCAGCAAGCTGCACGACCCCGGGGTACGGGTCGACTACGCCACCATCGGCGCACTACACATGGTCAACCCCGACTGGGACATCCCGGTGGTGTCGCTGTCGGCCAACAACAACCCGTACTTCTACTCCGACGCGTCCCTCGGCCAGATGGAGGTGCTCGGCGAAGCGACCCGCCGGGCGATCGAGAACACCGGCCGACGCGCCGTGCTACTCGCCTCCAACTCCCTGTCCCACCTGCACTGGCACGAGGAACCCCAGCTGCCCGAGGACATGGAACGCGAGCACCCGTACAACAACCACCAGTACCGCTGGGACATGAAGCTGCTGGAAACGATTCGCCAGGGGCCGACCAGCCGGTTACGCGAACTCATCCCCGAGCACATCGAAGCCACCGCCTCCGAGACGAAGGCCGGCAGCCTCACCTGGCTGCTGTCCGCGCTCGGCTGGCCGGACATCGCCGGCGACGTGCTCGGCTACGGCACGATCATCGGAACCGGCAACGCGGTGGTCGAGTGGACACCGGAGAACGTCGATGACTGA
- a CDS encoding BMC domain-containing protein, translated as MSSEKAIGIVETRGIVALSAGIEAMIKTADVRCIAVERVTSGYLAAAVQGTLAAVRQAVSAGEAAIRQHGDLRSSQIYPKPHPATSALLEEGESTRIRVVMASLQGDS; from the coding sequence ATGTCCTCAGAGAAGGCGATCGGAATCGTGGAGACCCGGGGCATCGTCGCCCTCTCCGCAGGGATCGAAGCCATGATCAAGACCGCGGACGTACGGTGTATCGCCGTCGAACGGGTCACTAGCGGCTATCTCGCCGCTGCTGTGCAGGGCACCCTGGCGGCCGTACGGCAGGCAGTGTCAGCCGGCGAGGCCGCCATCCGTCAACACGGTGACCTGCGCAGCTCGCAGATCTACCCCAAGCCGCATCCGGCCACCTCGGCACTGCTGGAGGAGGGCGAGTCGACCCGGATCCGGGTTGTCATGGCGTCGCTGCAAGGTGACAGCTGA
- a CDS encoding 2-hydroxymuconic semialdehyde dehydrogenase: MAAIAPTSPALWHPDLYVGRPAADGPGLLRSFVDGRFVDAGKWFAKVSPVSGETVFEVAEADSATVDAAVAAARSALRGPWGGMAERDRAVVLRAVADELDRRFDDLVAAEVADTGKPVGQARTLDIPRGAANFRAFAEIAATAPTESFTTVTSSGGRALNYAVRKPVGVVAVIVPWNLPLLLLTWKVAPALACGNAVVVKPSEETPASATLLAEVMAAAGVPDGVFNLVHGFGPGAAGEWLTTHPGVDAITFTGESATGSAIMRAAADGVKAVSFELGGKNAGLVFADADLDAAVAGSVRSSFTNGGQVCLCTERLYVQRPVFDEFVDRLAAAARDARYGWPADETISTMPLISRAHREKVLGFYDLARAEGGQILAGGGVPAFGDARDGGAYVQPTVLTGLGQSARLVREEVFGPICHIAPFDTEEEAFALANDSDYGLAATVWTRDVGRAHRAGARLDAGIVWVNTWFLRDLRTPFGGVKASGVGREGGVHSLDFYSELTNVCVDLT; encoded by the coding sequence ATGGCAGCCATCGCACCGACGTCGCCCGCTCTGTGGCACCCCGACCTGTACGTCGGTCGGCCCGCCGCCGACGGTCCCGGCCTGTTGCGTAGTTTCGTCGACGGCCGGTTCGTCGATGCGGGGAAGTGGTTTGCGAAGGTGTCGCCGGTGTCCGGGGAGACGGTGTTCGAGGTGGCGGAGGCCGATTCTGCGACGGTCGACGCGGCGGTGGCGGCGGCGCGGTCGGCGTTGCGCGGGCCGTGGGGCGGCATGGCTGAGCGGGACCGGGCGGTGGTGCTGCGGGCGGTGGCCGACGAGTTGGACCGCCGGTTCGATGATCTGGTGGCTGCTGAGGTGGCGGATACCGGTAAGCCGGTCGGTCAGGCCCGGACGTTGGACATTCCGCGTGGGGCGGCGAATTTTCGGGCGTTCGCGGAGATCGCTGCGACGGCGCCGACGGAGTCGTTCACGACGGTCACGTCGTCGGGTGGTCGGGCGTTGAACTACGCGGTCCGTAAGCCTGTCGGCGTGGTCGCGGTGATCGTGCCGTGGAATCTGCCGCTGCTGCTGCTGACGTGGAAGGTGGCTCCGGCGCTGGCGTGCGGCAACGCTGTCGTGGTGAAGCCGTCGGAGGAGACGCCGGCGTCGGCGACGTTGTTGGCGGAGGTGATGGCGGCGGCCGGCGTGCCCGACGGGGTGTTCAACCTGGTGCACGGCTTCGGGCCGGGTGCGGCGGGGGAGTGGCTGACCACCCATCCGGGGGTGGACGCGATCACGTTCACCGGTGAGTCGGCGACCGGGTCGGCGATCATGCGGGCGGCGGCTGACGGGGTGAAGGCGGTGTCGTTCGAGTTGGGCGGCAAGAACGCCGGCCTGGTGTTCGCCGACGCCGACCTGGACGCGGCGGTCGCCGGTTCGGTGCGGTCGTCGTTCACCAACGGCGGTCAGGTGTGTCTGTGCACGGAGCGGCTGTATGTGCAGCGGCCGGTGTTCGACGAGTTCGTGGACCGGTTGGCGGCTGCCGCCCGTGACGCCCGGTACGGCTGGCCCGCCGACGAGACGATCTCGACGATGCCGCTGATCTCGCGGGCGCATCGGGAGAAGGTGCTCGGTTTCTACGACCTGGCCCGCGCCGAAGGCGGGCAGATCCTTGCCGGTGGTGGCGTGCCGGCCTTCGGTGACGCCCGTGATGGTGGCGCGTACGTGCAGCCGACAGTGTTGACCGGGCTCGGTCAGTCTGCGCGGCTGGTGCGGGAGGAGGTGTTCGGCCCGATCTGCCACATCGCCCCGTTCGACACCGAGGAGGAGGCGTTCGCGCTGGCCAACGACTCCGACTACGGCCTCGCGGCGACGGTGTGGACCCGTGATGTGGGGCGGGCGCACCGGGCCGGTGCCCGGTTGGACGCGGGCATCGTGTGGGTGAACACGTGGTTCCTGCGGGACCTGCGGACCCCGTTCGGTGGGGTGAAGGCCTCCGGGGTGGGCCGGGAGGGCGGCGTGCACTCGCTGGACTTCTACTCCGAGTTGACAAACGTCTGTGTGGATCTGACATGA
- a CDS encoding BMC domain-containing protein, translating into MRNAAAGFVEAEGFIPIFDAVDAMVKATEVEVTGVVRLGGGIVAVAVRGDLATVEEAVDIGEETARAKTGRPVRSIVFASPCDAVTALAIDPGLVGN; encoded by the coding sequence ATGCGTAACGCCGCTGCGGGCTTCGTCGAAGCCGAGGGATTCATTCCGATCTTCGACGCGGTGGACGCCATGGTCAAGGCGACCGAGGTCGAAGTAACCGGAGTCGTACGCCTCGGCGGCGGAATCGTCGCCGTGGCGGTCCGCGGCGACCTCGCCACAGTGGAGGAAGCCGTCGACATCGGCGAGGAGACTGCCCGAGCCAAGACCGGTCGCCCGGTCCGGTCGATCGTCTTCGCCAGCCCATGCGACGCGGTCACCGCGCTGGCCATCGACCCCGGACTCGTCGGCAACTGA
- a CDS encoding 2-amino-5-chlorophenol 1,6-dioxygenase subunit alpha: protein MTDRGIQAGVLLPGMPHLLADKPATSWAALADSARTVGDRLRAIEPDVVLLLSTQWFTVLGHQFQCDPNPRGAHTDENWYAYDYGHLSYDLRFDVEFTERWAARVDADGMQARRTRYQGFPIDTGTIVTSTLLDPQRTLRWAQVSCNLYADADTLAQVGRAGAEAARDAGVRAAVVVVSGLSSGLIQQWIEPDQDRIAEPAHDRWNERILQMLTAGDTDQVLAVREDYARQAQADSQFRAFAFLAGTGVAATPGQLHSYGALWGTGAAVLSWNLPAPA, encoded by the coding sequence ATGACTGACCGTGGAATCCAGGCCGGCGTACTGCTGCCCGGCATGCCGCATCTGCTCGCCGACAAGCCCGCCACCAGTTGGGCGGCGCTGGCCGACTCCGCCCGTACGGTCGGCGACCGGCTGCGCGCCATCGAGCCGGACGTCGTCCTGCTGCTGTCCACCCAGTGGTTCACCGTGCTCGGCCACCAGTTCCAGTGCGACCCGAACCCGCGTGGGGCGCACACCGACGAGAACTGGTACGCCTACGACTACGGCCACCTCAGCTACGACCTGCGCTTCGACGTAGAGTTCACCGAACGCTGGGCGGCCCGGGTGGACGCCGACGGCATGCAGGCACGCCGCACCCGCTACCAGGGCTTCCCGATCGATACCGGGACCATCGTCACCTCCACGCTGCTCGACCCGCAGCGCACCCTGCGCTGGGCGCAGGTGTCGTGCAACCTGTACGCCGACGCCGACACCCTCGCCCAGGTCGGCCGGGCCGGCGCCGAGGCGGCCCGTGACGCCGGTGTCCGAGCGGCGGTGGTGGTGGTCAGCGGACTGTCCTCCGGGCTCATCCAGCAGTGGATCGAGCCGGACCAGGACCGCATCGCCGAGCCGGCACACGACCGGTGGAACGAACGAATCTTGCAGATGCTGACCGCCGGCGACACCGACCAAGTCCTCGCGGTCCGCGAAGACTACGCCCGCCAGGCCCAGGCCGACAGCCAGTTCCGGGCTTTCGCCTTCCTCGCCGGCACCGGAGTCGCCGCAACCCCGGGGCAACTGCACAGCTACGGAGCACTGTGGGGCACCGGCGCTGCCGTCCTGTCCTGGAATCTGCCGGCACCCGCGTGA